A section of the Prevotella melaninogenica genome encodes:
- a CDS encoding DUF262 domain-containing protein, producing the protein MSTISTISVGNLVLNKATPPRKPRVEHYLIPSYQRGYRWTELHVSSLLNDIDSFMNSRKSTDESYCLQPIAIVKQLDKDGYTIWEIVDGQQRLITLFLILNYLGQYSYKLSFEKRSQSEEFLSNLNHSTYCHDTPDHHFISKAHEIISNWFEEKSHEDMGYKNRFAVVLVDAVKIIWYEMDIKGTQPKEIEAEKIDLFNRLNIGKIPLEDAELVRALLLCKSYEPTSHELLFRQSEFSNEWHEIEQFLQKPEVWGFLTSHKELANHIQLIFELLAENKNSKNYSTYKWFEDTINKANNPVQKARELWNKTKHIYSQFKYWMSDRTVYHYAGFLLSIQKIDIKTLYKESLQNKGVFKSNLYTKILDYLNSVNLDTINYVDNPEKVKNILLLFNVLSYQELIDTPNNRFPFNQYNDIRDTQKWSLEHIHAQRSQDPLKREDIIRKWIEDTLASISKVDSISKEVENQPVVIDMAPYKKELSKFLEQDVIDIEKFNNIREKIIEIFDSGSIHNLDNMALLSCSNNSSLNNAIFPVKRNRIIQLEKEGHFIPLCTKNVFLKLYSSADNQPYYWSTSDKEAYVEAIKQVIEKFKNKKLK; encoded by the coding sequence ATGAGTACTATAAGCACCATTTCAGTTGGGAACCTAGTTTTGAACAAAGCTACTCCCCCAAGAAAACCGAGAGTAGAGCATTATTTGATACCATCTTATCAAAGAGGCTACAGATGGACAGAACTTCATGTGAGTTCATTGTTAAATGATATTGATTCATTTATGAATAGCAGGAAGAGCACAGATGAGAGTTACTGCCTTCAACCTATTGCAATCGTAAAGCAATTAGACAAAGATGGATATACCATTTGGGAAATAGTGGATGGACAACAACGACTCATCACTCTATTCTTGATTCTCAATTATTTAGGTCAATATTCGTATAAATTGTCTTTCGAAAAGAGATCTCAGAGTGAGGAGTTTCTCTCAAATCTAAATCATAGCACTTATTGTCATGACACTCCTGACCACCATTTTATAAGTAAGGCTCATGAGATAATTTCAAATTGGTTTGAAGAAAAGTCACATGAAGATATGGGCTATAAAAATCGCTTTGCGGTTGTTTTAGTAGATGCGGTAAAAATCATTTGGTATGAGATGGATATTAAAGGTACCCAACCTAAAGAAATTGAGGCCGAAAAAATAGATTTATTTAACAGACTTAATATTGGCAAGATTCCACTCGAAGATGCTGAGTTGGTAAGGGCTTTGCTATTATGTAAGTCTTACGAACCAACTTCTCATGAACTACTATTTCGCCAGTCCGAATTTTCAAACGAATGGCATGAAATAGAACAGTTCCTTCAAAAACCTGAGGTCTGGGGATTTCTTACTTCACATAAAGAGCTGGCAAATCACATACAGTTGATATTTGAACTTCTTGCAGAAAATAAGAATTCTAAAAACTATAGCACATATAAATGGTTTGAAGACACAATCAATAAGGCGAACAATCCTGTGCAAAAAGCTCGAGAGTTGTGGAATAAAACAAAGCACATCTACTCACAATTCAAATATTGGATGTCAGACCGGACGGTATATCACTATGCAGGCTTTTTGCTGTCTATTCAAAAAATAGACATCAAGACTTTATATAAAGAGTCTCTTCAAAATAAAGGTGTATTCAAATCAAACTTATATACCAAAATTCTTGACTACTTGAATTCTGTTAATTTGGACACAATCAACTATGTGGATAATCCAGAGAAAGTAAAAAACATACTATTGTTATTTAATGTTCTTTCATATCAAGAACTGATTGACACACCTAACAATAGATTTCCTTTTAACCAATACAATGATATTAGGGATACCCAAAAATGGAGTCTTGAACATATTCATGCTCAGCGTTCTCAAGATCCTCTCAAACGTGAAGATATTATTCGCAAATGGATAGAAGATACATTGGCATCAATTTCTAAAGTCGACTCTATATCTAAGGAAGTGGAGAATCAACCTGTCGTTATTGACATGGCTCCGTACAAAAAAGAACTATCAAAGTTTCTTGAACAGGATGTAATTGATATTGAGAAGTTCAACAATATTCGAGAAAAAATAATCGAGATTTTTGATTCTGGCTCAATTCACAACCTTGATAATATGGCTTTACTATCATGCTCAAACAATTCTTCTTTAAATAATGCAATATTCCCAGTTAAAAGAAATCGAATTATTCAATTGGAAAAAGAAGGACATTTTATTCCTTTGTGTACAAAGAATGTATTTTTGAAATTGTATAGTTCTGCAGACAATCAGCCTTATTACTGGAGTACAAGCGACAAGGAAGCTTATGTGGAAGCAATCAAACAAGTAATTGAAAAGTTTAAGAATAAGAAACTTAAATAA
- a CDS encoding transcriptional regulator, with amino-acid sequence MEQKKEHSNLIKEHLKKRGITQTWLAKEFGMNFSITNVYICNHKQSYLAIIFKVVDLFCISKKS; translated from the coding sequence ATGGAACAAAAGAAAGAGCACAGCAACCTGATTAAGGAGCATTTGAAGAAGCGAGGTATTACTCAAACATGGCTCGCCAAAGAGTTTGGTATGAATTTTAGTATCACTAACGTTTACATTTGCAACCATAAACAGTCGTATCTTGCTATCATCTTCAAAGTTGTGGATCTATTCTGCATATCCAAGAAATCTTAG
- a CDS encoding SusC/RagA family TonB-linked outer membrane protein produces the protein MRMIHEAKQKHLYFSVAFALSIALAPTSAYAVGNPVGSPEASMPQAVQQNGNHKVTGRVVDPAGEPLIGATIMVEGTKDGTVTDIDGNFTINTTSKAKLVISYVGYTAQTILVGDKTTIDVTLKEVANTMNEVVVTALGIKRAEKALSYNVQSVGSNELTRNKDANFVNSLNGKVAGVSISKSASGVGGATRVIMRGAKSIEGDNNVLYVIDGIPIFNFSGGRDSGIMGEGRVSSEGIADLNPEDIESISVLAGPSAAALYGSNAANGAILITTKKGKEGRVDISFSSSADFSSPLLMPEFQNTYGNKLGSYESWGEKLATPSSYDPKKDFFRTGTNFINALTLNMGNEFNQTFASVATTNSRGIVPNNTYDRYNFTIRNTTRMFKNKVQLDLGASYIKQKDNNMVSQGEYWNPIVAAYLFPRGESFEGIKTFERYDNVRNFPTQYWPISDSRFANQNPYWTAYRNLAPDDKDRFMFNAGLTYNIFDWLSVAGRIRLDKTFITSERKIYASSFNYFAKENGAYDYYDYKDHQTYIDAIANINKTFGKFSLAANVGYSYSDYASLTRGYGGNLVLVPNKFSLNNINPSDSKIREGGGDSKVRNVAAFASAELGWRSMVYLTLTGRNDWNSRLVNSSEESFFYPSVGLSGIISEMTKLPSFISYLKVRGSYTEVGSPVSRSGMTPGTITTPIVGGSLKSTDIYPFTDYKAERTKSYEFGLTARFWKKLSFDFTWYKSNTYNQTFIGELPESSGYKAVYLQAGNVENRGVEMALGYNDNFGGLQWSSSLVYSKNVNEIKEMVKDYHHPLSPKPINIPEVSKDNGRVLLKVGGSINDIYARKVLAKDNQGFVNVSPSGGMSLETVEPIYLGKTTPDFTMGWNNNFTYKNFGLSFLINARVGGIVTSSTQALLDRFGVSKASADARDAGGVMIPNQGLYDAKKYYTLVATGENDLAGYYTYSATNVRLQELTLSYKFNSRLFNNVIKDLTLSFVATNPWMIYCKAPFDPELTASTGTYGQGNDYFMQPSLKSYGFSVKFKF, from the coding sequence ATGAGAATGATTCATGAAGCAAAGCAGAAGCATCTGTATTTCTCAGTCGCTTTTGCCCTTTCTATTGCGTTAGCTCCAACGAGTGCTTATGCAGTAGGAAATCCCGTAGGCTCGCCTGAAGCATCAATGCCTCAGGCTGTGCAACAAAACGGTAATCACAAGGTAACTGGACGTGTGGTTGATCCAGCTGGTGAGCCGCTGATTGGTGCCACTATTATGGTGGAAGGTACTAAAGATGGTACTGTAACTGACATTGACGGCAACTTCACTATCAACACCACGTCAAAGGCAAAGTTGGTCATCTCTTATGTTGGCTATACTGCTCAGACAATCCTTGTTGGTGATAAGACTACGATTGATGTTACCCTTAAAGAAGTTGCAAACACTATGAACGAGGTTGTTGTGACAGCCTTGGGTATCAAGCGTGCTGAGAAAGCCTTGAGTTACAATGTACAGTCAGTAGGCTCAAATGAGTTGACACGTAACAAAGATGCTAACTTTGTGAACTCATTAAACGGAAAAGTAGCTGGTGTTAGCATTTCTAAGAGTGCCAGTGGTGTCGGAGGTGCAACACGTGTTATCATGCGTGGTGCCAAGTCTATTGAAGGAGATAACAACGTGTTGTATGTTATCGATGGTATTCCAATCTTCAACTTCAGCGGCGGACGTGATAGCGGTATCATGGGTGAAGGTCGTGTAAGCAGTGAAGGTATTGCCGATCTTAATCCAGAGGATATCGAGAGCATCAGCGTCTTAGCTGGTCCATCTGCTGCAGCCCTTTATGGTAGTAATGCTGCTAATGGTGCCATCCTCATCACTACAAAGAAAGGTAAGGAAGGACGTGTAGACATTTCGTTCTCAAGTTCTGCAGACTTTAGCTCACCTTTGTTGATGCCAGAGTTCCAGAATACCTATGGCAATAAACTCGGTTCTTACGAGAGTTGGGGTGAGAAACTTGCAACACCAAGTTCATACGATCCAAAGAAGGACTTTTTCCGTACAGGAACGAACTTCATCAATGCTTTGACTTTGAACATGGGTAATGAGTTTAACCAAACTTTTGCCTCTGTAGCAACAACTAATTCACGTGGTATCGTACCAAATAATACTTACGATCGTTACAACTTCACAATCCGTAACACCACCCGTATGTTCAAGAATAAGGTGCAACTCGACCTTGGTGCATCTTATATCAAGCAGAAGGACAATAACATGGTGTCACAGGGTGAGTATTGGAACCCAATCGTTGCTGCTTATCTCTTCCCACGCGGTGAGTCTTTTGAAGGTATAAAGACCTTTGAGCGTTACGATAACGTGAGAAACTTCCCAACTCAGTATTGGCCAATTAGCGATAGCCGTTTTGCTAATCAGAACCCTTATTGGACAGCTTATCGCAACTTAGCACCAGATGATAAGGATCGTTTCATGTTCAATGCTGGTCTTACCTATAACATCTTTGATTGGTTGAGCGTAGCAGGTCGTATTCGTCTTGACAAGACGTTTATTACAAGCGAGCGTAAGATTTATGCTTCTTCGTTCAACTACTTTGCAAAGGAGAACGGTGCTTATGACTACTATGATTATAAGGATCATCAGACTTATATTGACGCTATTGCTAATATCAATAAGACCTTTGGTAAGTTTAGTCTTGCTGCCAACGTTGGTTATAGCTATTCTGACTACGCATCTCTCACTCGTGGTTATGGTGGTAACTTGGTTTTAGTACCCAATAAGTTCTCTTTGAACAATATTAACCCAAGTGATAGCAAGATTCGAGAGGGTGGTGGTGACTCAAAGGTACGCAATGTAGCAGCTTTTGCAAGTGCCGAATTGGGTTGGAGAAGTATGGTTTATCTTACTTTGACAGGTCGTAACGACTGGAACTCACGCCTTGTAAACTCATCTGAGGAATCATTCTTCTATCCATCAGTTGGTTTGTCTGGTATTATCTCAGAGATGACAAAACTGCCTTCATTTATTTCTTATTTGAAGGTTCGTGGTTCTTATACTGAGGTAGGTTCACCTGTTTCACGTTCAGGTATGACACCAGGCACTATTACAACTCCAATCGTGGGTGGTAGCTTGAAGTCTACTGATATCTATCCATTTACTGATTATAAGGCAGAGCGTACAAAGTCATACGAGTTCGGTTTGACAGCTCGTTTCTGGAAGAAGTTGTCATTCGACTTCACTTGGTATAAGTCTAATACTTATAACCAAACCTTTATCGGTGAATTGCCAGAGAGTTCTGGTTACAAGGCTGTTTACTTGCAGGCAGGTAATGTAGAGAACCGTGGTGTCGAGATGGCATTAGGTTATAACGATAACTTCGGAGGTTTGCAATGGAGCTCATCATTGGTTTACTCTAAGAACGTCAATGAGATTAAGGAGATGGTGAAGGACTACCATCACCCATTGAGTCCAAAGCCAATCAATATCCCAGAGGTATCAAAGGATAATGGCCGCGTTCTGCTTAAGGTAGGCGGTTCTATCAATGACATTTATGCAAGAAAGGTATTGGCAAAGGACAATCAGGGCTTCGTAAATGTTAGTCCATCAGGTGGTATGAGCTTAGAGACTGTTGAGCCTATCTACTTAGGTAAGACTACTCCTGACTTCACAATGGGTTGGAACAATAACTTCACCTATAAGAACTTTGGACTTAGTTTCTTGATTAATGCACGTGTTGGTGGTATTGTTACTTCTTCAACACAAGCATTGTTAGACCGCTTCGGTGTGTCTAAGGCATCAGCTGATGCAAGAGATGCAGGTGGCGTGATGATTCCTAATCAGGGCTTGTATGATGCAAAGAAGTATTATACACTTGTTGCTACAGGTGAGAACGACCTCGCAGGTTACTATACCTATAGTGCAACAAACGTACGTTTGCAGGAGCTCACCTTGAGCTATAAGTTTAATTCAAGGCTGTTTAACAATGTCATTAAGGATTTGACACTTTCATTTGTGGCTACAAATCCATGGATGATTTATTGTAAAGCACCTTTCGATCCAGAGCTTACAGCTTCAACAGGTACATACGGACAGGGCAATGACTATTTCATGCAGCCAAGTCTGAAGAGTTATGGTTTCAGTGTTAAATTCAAATTCTAA
- a CDS encoding pyridoxamine 5'-phosphate oxidase family protein produces MKYVNNRIRRQDRLMEEQRAIELLREGEYGVLSMVSEDMGYGIPVNFVWDGKNSIYIHCAPEGRKLVAIEQNPKVSLCIIGKVNLLPRNFTTEYESAIFFGEAHIHLSEEEKMHALHLLIDKLSPDFKELGDKYAHKSFHRVEIIRVDFTEFSGKRKKVL; encoded by the coding sequence ATGAAATATGTTAATAATCGCATACGCAGACAAGACCGTCTGATGGAGGAGCAGCGAGCTATAGAATTGCTGCGTGAAGGCGAATACGGAGTTTTGAGCATGGTTTCAGAAGATATGGGGTATGGTATTCCTGTAAACTTTGTTTGGGACGGCAAGAATAGCATCTATATTCACTGCGCACCTGAAGGACGTAAGTTAGTAGCTATTGAACAGAATCCGAAGGTTTCGCTTTGTATCATTGGTAAAGTAAACTTATTGCCCCGCAATTTCACCACTGAGTATGAGAGTGCTATCTTCTTTGGTGAGGCTCATATCCATCTTTCTGAGGAGGAGAAGATGCATGCGCTGCATCTTTTGATAGACAAGTTATCACCTGACTTCAAAGAGCTTGGCGATAAATATGCGCACAAGAGTTTTCATCGCGTTGAGATAATCCGCGTAGACTTTACTGAGTTCAGTGGCAAACGTAAAAAAGTACTTTAG
- a CDS encoding DUF262 domain-containing protein gives MKHTFLSLCKEYDKIEIPVIQRNYAQGRKSAEKVRSNFLAYIADKLFFDIPIELDFIYGSIRIEQIQHDSSNAQRRTFIPIDGQQRLTTLFLLHWYLTVKDGRLGDFKPYLEKFCYETRPSSHDFCKRLVNEQYSKSCLNHIDEFIREQSWFDNEWLMDGTIAGMLQMLHDISRNKQLNSDKVDIDQLALKNRISFYFVPLEKYGLSDEIYVRMNARGKILTDFENFKSEFYKLLSYHPALEDIKDKMEYEWVNNLWSFVPQGTFVTDECFMSVLSFVTQMLYFKHAQARDSNGYATNFLDLKLIGELYKEKENADFFFFVLDKIPIVSSFKAPIVWEKNNELKDSIANILSTVVKSKSLDVTRTFVLFCTFDYLWVNKTEEGLMDYIRVIRNLIINTPDNSSREWPTIIKSFRSLTNAHNTHKFLTTNPTLSGLRNEQCHEEIFKAKLYLKYPNCKADLYKIEDNYNFKGNITNILATSYVQNESDIAEFDLNSASLDNFSLEQVNKVYVSYKEIASDDFNQVFGNLIDSGLYTHLVSASRLVYNPDYGRCPAIVAMAADYSSQKCNDLEMYLISIEKQYVNDLHNSYPDFSLIDDVKVQLRLYYIITRRLMKLAPLDFFKEWNFGWLSKEIGFVSLFKNGIRGDSWWGTGHANPIFQTYNSQFRYNLGLNEAHALDVEIVGKKRPPQAFKKLIKWAQS, from the coding sequence ATGAAACATACATTTCTCTCACTCTGTAAAGAGTATGATAAAATTGAGATACCTGTTATCCAACGTAACTATGCTCAAGGACGGAAAAGTGCAGAAAAGGTAAGAAGCAATTTTCTCGCCTATATTGCTGATAAACTTTTTTTTGATATTCCTATTGAGTTAGATTTTATCTATGGGTCAATTAGAATTGAACAGATTCAACATGATTCTTCTAATGCTCAAAGAAGAACATTTATCCCTATAGATGGTCAGCAGCGCCTGACCACCTTATTTCTACTACACTGGTACCTTACCGTAAAGGATGGAAGATTAGGAGATTTCAAACCTTACTTGGAAAAATTTTGTTACGAAACTCGTCCCAGTTCTCACGATTTTTGTAAGCGTCTTGTAAATGAACAATATTCAAAAAGTTGCCTAAATCATATTGATGAGTTTATTAGAGAACAATCATGGTTTGATAACGAATGGCTTATGGATGGGACGATAGCAGGCATGTTACAAATGCTTCATGATATTTCCAGAAACAAACAATTAAATTCAGATAAAGTAGATATTGACCAACTTGCCTTAAAAAATAGAATATCCTTTTACTTCGTCCCGTTAGAGAAGTATGGGTTATCAGATGAGATATATGTTCGTATGAACGCTAGAGGAAAGATTCTAACTGACTTTGAAAACTTCAAATCAGAGTTCTACAAACTCCTAAGTTATCATCCGGCGCTTGAGGATATAAAAGATAAAATGGAGTATGAATGGGTAAATAACCTTTGGTCTTTTGTTCCTCAAGGCACTTTCGTTACTGACGAATGTTTTATGTCTGTATTATCATTTGTCACTCAGATGCTCTATTTTAAGCACGCGCAGGCTCGAGATAGCAATGGGTATGCCACTAATTTCCTAGATTTAAAATTGATAGGAGAATTATATAAAGAAAAAGAGAATGCAGACTTCTTCTTTTTCGTCCTTGATAAAATTCCTATCGTATCTTCATTTAAAGCCCCAATTGTCTGGGAAAAAAATAATGAGTTAAAAGATTCTATCGCTAATATTCTTTCAACAGTTGTTAAATCTAAATCATTAGATGTTACGAGGACGTTTGTATTATTCTGTACATTTGATTATTTGTGGGTTAACAAAACTGAAGAGGGCTTGATGGATTATATTAGAGTGATTCGTAACTTAATAATAAACACCCCTGATAATTCTTCACGTGAGTGGCCTACAATTATCAAGAGTTTCAGATCCCTTACTAATGCTCATAACACTCATAAGTTTTTAACAACAAATCCCACACTATCCGGATTGCGGAACGAACAATGCCATGAAGAAATTTTTAAGGCAAAATTATACCTCAAGTATCCAAACTGTAAGGCAGATTTGTATAAAATTGAAGACAATTATAATTTCAAAGGCAATATAACCAATATCTTGGCAACTAGCTATGTTCAAAATGAATCTGATATTGCTGAATTTGATTTAAACAGTGCATCATTGGATAATTTCTCACTTGAGCAAGTTAATAAAGTTTATGTCTCCTATAAGGAAATTGCTTCTGATGATTTCAATCAGGTTTTCGGTAATTTGATAGACTCTGGATTATACACCCATTTAGTATCTGCAAGCCGTTTGGTTTATAATCCAGATTATGGTAGGTGCCCAGCTATTGTTGCTATGGCCGCAGATTATTCATCACAGAAATGCAATGATCTTGAGATGTACTTGATATCTATAGAAAAGCAATATGTGAATGATTTACATAATAGCTACCCAGATTTTTCCTTGATAGATGATGTGAAGGTCCAATTGCGCTTATACTATATAATAACAAGAAGACTGATGAAGCTTGCTCCTTTGGATTTTTTTAAAGAATGGAATTTTGGATGGCTATCAAAAGAAATAGGTTTTGTATCTCTTTTTAAAAATGGAATACGAGGAGACTCATGGTGGGGTACTGGTCATGCAAATCCTATTTTTCAAACTTATAATTCGCAATTCCGATATAATTTAGGTTTGAACGAAGCCCACGCATTAGATGTAGAGATTGTAGGAAAAAAACGTCCTCCCCAAGCATTTAAGAAGTTAATAAAATGGGCTCAATCTTGA
- a CDS encoding Mrp/NBP35 family ATP-binding protein, whose translation MTLYPKLITDALEKVIYPGTKKNIIESEMLADTPSINGNKVSFTLIFPRETDPFLKSTIKAAEAQIHYSVGKEVEVTITTEFKNAPRPEVGKLLPQVKNIIAVSSGKGGVGKSTVSANLAIALARLGYKVGLLDTDIFGPSMPKMFGVEDARPYGVEKDGRQLIEPVEKYGVKLLSIGFFVNADTATLWRGSMATSALKQLIADADWGELDYFILDTPPGTSDIHLTLMQTLAITGAVIVSTPQNVALADARKGIDMYRNDKVNIPILGLVENMAWFTPAELPENKYYIFGKDGCKNLAKELGCPLLAQIPIVQSICENGDNGTPAASQVDTITGQSFLSLAQSVVTVVNRRNKEQAPTKIVDVKNG comes from the coding sequence ATGACATTATATCCAAAACTCATTACAGACGCGCTGGAGAAAGTAATTTATCCAGGAACAAAAAAGAATATCATAGAAAGTGAAATGCTCGCTGATACACCAAGTATCAATGGTAATAAAGTAAGTTTCACACTTATTTTCCCACGCGAGACCGATCCTTTCCTTAAGTCTACTATTAAGGCTGCTGAGGCTCAAATTCACTATTCAGTTGGCAAGGAAGTTGAAGTAACTATTACAACAGAATTCAAGAATGCGCCACGCCCAGAGGTGGGTAAGTTGTTGCCTCAGGTGAAGAATATCATTGCTGTTAGTTCGGGCAAGGGTGGAGTAGGAAAGAGCACCGTCTCTGCTAACCTCGCTATTGCCTTGGCGCGCCTTGGCTATAAGGTAGGTTTGCTTGATACTGATATCTTTGGCCCAAGTATGCCAAAGATGTTTGGTGTAGAAGATGCTCGTCCATACGGAGTAGAAAAGGATGGACGCCAGCTTATCGAGCCAGTAGAGAAGTATGGTGTGAAGTTGCTTTCTATTGGTTTCTTTGTCAATGCAGACACAGCAACCCTTTGGCGTGGAAGTATGGCAACCTCAGCTCTTAAGCAGCTTATTGCTGATGCAGATTGGGGAGAACTCGATTACTTTATCCTCGATACGCCACCAGGAACCAGCGATATTCATTTGACACTTATGCAGACACTTGCCATTACGGGTGCAGTGATTGTGTCAACTCCTCAGAATGTAGCACTGGCAGATGCACGTAAGGGTATTGATATGTATCGCAACGACAAGGTGAATATTCCAATTCTTGGATTGGTTGAAAATATGGCATGGTTTACACCAGCTGAACTTCCAGAGAATAAATACTATATCTTTGGTAAAGACGGTTGCAAGAACTTAGCGAAGGAACTTGGATGTCCGCTACTTGCTCAGATTCCAATCGTACAGAGCATTTGCGAAAATGGTGATAATGGAACACCTGCAGCTTCACAGGTTGACACCATTACAGGTCAGTCATTCCTCAGTCTTGCACAGAGTGTAGTTACTGTTGTTAATCGTCGCAATAAGGAGCAGGCTCCAACAAAGATAGTTGATGTAAAGAACGGATAA
- a CDS encoding NAD(P)/FAD-dependent oxidoreductase — MDIAIIGGGAAGFMAAITARRTNPSCKVTIFERAQKVLAKVEITGGGRCNVTNSFAAISDVKQAYPRGHKLMKRLMKTFSHEDTYKWFEKHGVPLVTQEDECVFPKAQDSHAIIDCLMRQANELGVTICHRYRLMDIHKLEDERLKLEFENGTHRVFHRAIITTGGSPNGRGLQYLARLGHEIEAPVPSLFTFNIKDRAFCDLMGTVVDPVVTTIPGTKLRAQGPLLVTHWGVSGPAALKLSSYAARLLAENDYKAPLAISWTGERTRQEVEENLLKLQAANPRKQLATLHPFGLPSRLWLYILSKLGLEPAKPWAEVGRKTLNRMIETLVNDQYTIAGKGTFREEFVTCGGVSLSSINSKTLESKVCPNLFFAGEVLDIDAITGGFNLQAAWTTGVVAGQCAAGSV; from the coding sequence ATGGATATAGCAATCATTGGCGGAGGAGCAGCTGGTTTCATGGCGGCTATCACGGCTCGAAGAACAAATCCTTCATGTAAGGTTACAATCTTTGAACGTGCGCAAAAGGTATTGGCTAAGGTTGAAATAACTGGAGGGGGACGCTGTAACGTTACAAATAGCTTTGCAGCTATCTCGGATGTAAAGCAGGCTTACCCACGTGGTCATAAACTCATGAAACGGTTGATGAAAACATTTAGCCACGAAGATACATATAAATGGTTTGAGAAGCATGGTGTACCATTGGTGACACAAGAAGATGAATGTGTTTTCCCAAAGGCACAAGACTCGCATGCCATCATTGATTGCCTGATGCGACAAGCTAATGAACTCGGTGTAACTATATGTCATCGCTACCGATTGATGGATATCCATAAGTTAGAAGACGAAAGACTTAAACTGGAATTTGAGAATGGCACACATCGCGTATTCCATCGTGCTATTATAACAACAGGCGGCTCACCCAATGGGCGTGGCTTACAATACCTCGCTCGACTTGGACATGAAATAGAGGCTCCTGTACCATCACTTTTCACCTTTAATATAAAGGACCGTGCTTTCTGCGATCTCATGGGAACGGTTGTTGACCCAGTTGTAACAACGATCCCTGGAACAAAGTTGCGCGCTCAAGGGCCTTTGCTCGTGACCCATTGGGGTGTGAGTGGTCCTGCTGCCTTGAAGCTTTCTTCATACGCAGCTCGCTTACTTGCTGAAAATGATTATAAAGCTCCACTTGCTATCAGTTGGACGGGGGAACGAACACGACAAGAAGTAGAGGAAAATCTTCTGAAGTTGCAGGCTGCTAACCCACGAAAACAGCTCGCTACCCTACACCCATTTGGACTACCAAGTCGTCTGTGGCTCTATATACTTAGCAAACTTGGCTTAGAGCCTGCGAAACCATGGGCAGAAGTTGGGCGCAAAACATTAAATCGCATGATAGAAACATTGGTCAATGATCAATACACTATTGCTGGTAAAGGTACCTTCCGCGAGGAATTTGTGACTTGTGGCGGCGTAAGCCTTAGCTCTATTAATTCCAAAACACTTGAAAGTAAGGTTTGTCCTAATCTTTTCTTTGCAGGCGAAGTATTAGACATTGATGCCATCACCGGCGGCTTTAATCTTCAGGCTGCATGGACAACAGGCGTCGTAGCTGGACAATGTGCGGCAGGGAGTGTGTAG